In Candidatus Tachikawaea gelatinosa, a genomic segment contains:
- the rpmE gene encoding 50S ribosomal protein L31 produces the protein MKKNIHPKYELITVTCSCGNIIHTRSTIGHNINLEVCSNCHPFYTGKQRIIDTTGRVDRFNKKFDLSKKKIYL, from the coding sequence ATGAAAAAAAATATTCATCCAAAATATGAATTAATAACTGTTACTTGTTCTTGCGGTAATATTATTCATACTCGATCAACAATTGGACATAATATAAACTTAGAAGTTTGTAGTAATTGTCATCCATTTTATACTGGAAAGCAAAGAATAATAGACACTACTGGTCGTGTTGATCGATTTAATAAAAAGTTTGATTTATCAAAAAAAAAGATTTATCTATAA